The sequence AGCACCAATTTAAGCATTGCCTATCGCTCTAAAGTCAATCTTAGTATTGAGGGTGATGCGGGAATTCGCACCCCCTTTGGAAATATCAATCCTGAGGCTAGAGTCACGATTCCTCTTCCTGCAACTCTAAGCCTAGCGCTTGCCAAGCAGTGGGATGACTTCTTGGTGGAGTTTGTATGGGATAGGGTCTATTGGTCGGCCTACAAAGAGCTTGATTTTGACTATGACCACGACATGACCTCCAATCCAATCCTAAGAGCCCTAGACGCTTCCAAGGCCAAAAATTGGAAGGATACCAACACCTATCGCCTAGGACTCTCTTATCAGATGAATGAGGCGTGGAAGCTCATGGCGGGCTTTGGAATTGATAAGAATCCCATCCCTGATGACAGGCTAGGTTTTGAGCTCCCCGATAGTGACGCCAAGATCTACTCTCTTGGAGCTCGTTATAAGATCAACTCTCGCCATGAGGTGGGAGCAGCCTTTTTGGTGAGCGACAAAGAGGACAGGACGACCTCTATTGGCACTTTTAGCCATACGCAGGCCCACCTTTTAACCTTTGGATACACCTATCGCTACTAAAAGGAGTCCACGATGAGAGGCAATCTCTACACCCTCTTGTGGCAAAACGCCCAAGAACATCCTCGTAAAACGGCGCTCTTTGTGGATAAGCTCCAGCTCAACTATAAGGAGCTTCTGCGTGAGAGTGATAAAGTGGCCTCTTTTTTGCAAAAAGAGGGAATCAAGGCGGGCGATCGAGTCGCTCTCATCCTCTCTAACTCTTGGGAGTATATCGCCACCCTCTTTGGAGTACTTCGTTTAGGGGCGATCGCTGTGCCCGTGAACACCATGCTCAAAAGCGACGAGATGGAATATATCCTCAAAGATAGTGGCGCGATGCTAGCTTTTATTAGTGGAAAGTTTGAGAAGGAGGCGAAGAATCTTCTCTACACCACAGGACTTAAAAAGGTGATATGGCACGACGCTGAAGTGAAGTGCGATGCAAGGAATCTTCGTTACGAGGAGATGGTGGAGGCAAAGAATCTTCCAAAGGAGTGGGCCAAGGGATCGGGTGAAGTGGCGGTGATCATCTACACCTCGGGCACGACAGGATTCCCCAAAGGAGCGATGCTGACGCATGATAATTTCTTCTCCAATCTTGCCGCGGTGACGGAGCGATTCAAGATTCACGCCAAGGATCGCTTCATCGTCTATTTGCCGATGTTTCACGCCTTCACGCTCACAGCGACGATTCTACTTCCTTTTTATCGCTCCTGTTCGTTAGTGGTGATCAAATCCATCCTCCCCTTTAGTAATATCTTAAAGCAGGTGCTCCTTAAGCGTGTCACCATCTTTTTGGGGGTGCCTGATGTCTATAATGCGCTCATTCGCGCCAAGCTCCCTTGGTATTTTTTGTGGTTTAATTCCGTGAGAATCTTTGTCTCTGGCGCCTCAGCACTCAGCGAATCGACTTTGGCGCGCTACAAAGAGAAGTTTAAGCGCGCGGTGATGCTAGAGGGGTATGGGCTTAGCGAGTGCTCTCCTGTGGTGGCAGCCAACCCCTTGGAGAGACAAAAGGTCTCGTCTGTGGGGCCTGCGGTGCCAGGATATGAGGTGAAAATCGTGGATGATGAGCTCATGGAGCTCCCTGTAGGCGAACGAGGTGAGATCATCGTGAGGGGAGGATGCGTGATGAAGGGCTATCTCAACCACCCCGAAGCCACCCAAAACACGATCGTCAATGGCTGGCTGCTCACGGGTGATATTGGGAAGATGGATGAAGAGGGTTATATCTACATCCTAGATCGTAAGAAGGATTTGATTATCTCTAAAGGAATCAATATCTACCCTCGAGAGATTGAAGAGGCGATTTTGTCAGGCTTTCCTACCGTGAAGAGTTGCGCGGTCGTGGGATGGCAGGATGAGAGTCTAGATGAGATTCCTGTCGCCTTTTTGGAGTATGAAGAGGGAGCCAAGCCTCATAGCGAGAGTGAGATTAAAGGCTATCTCAAGAAACATTTGGCGAACTTCAAGATTCCCAAGCATCTCTATGTGCGTGATGAGCTTCCCAAAAACGCTACGGGCAAGGTTTTGAAGCGAGTGCTCAAAGAGGAGCTTAAACAAGCAGGCCTTTGATGAATCAAAAGAGATTCTGTGTGGCTTTTTTAGGAGTGCCCTTAAGAATTTCTTTTTTCTAAAGTATCTTTGGTGTAGAATCGCAAAATCTACGCCAAGAGCTGAAATTCAACAAAGGTATATTTGTGCAAAGCAAAAGAAGCAGAGTGCTAGTCAAATTCTCAGGCGAAGCGCTAGCGGGCGAAAATGGCTTTGGAATCGACACCAAGATTCTAGGATTTATTGCCAGTGAAATACGATCATTGGTAGAAAATAAGATTGAAGTGGGAATTGTCATCGGAGGAGGCAATATCATCCGAGGTGTGAGCGCCGCTCAAGATGGAGTGATTCGACGCACCAGTGCGGATTACATGGGAATGCTAGCGACGGTGATTAATGCAGTGGCGATGCAGGAGGCCTTGGAGCACGCGGGGCTGGATGTTCGCGTCCAAAGTGCTATTGAGCTTAAAGAGATCTGTGAGAGCTACATCTATCGCCGCGCGATTCGTCACCTAGAG comes from Wolinella succinogenes DSM 1740 and encodes:
- the pyrH gene encoding UMP kinase translates to MQSKRSRVLVKFSGEALAGENGFGIDTKILGFIASEIRSLVENKIEVGIVIGGGNIIRGVSAAQDGVIRRTSADYMGMLATVINAVAMQEALEHAGLDVRVQSAIELKEICESYIYRRAIRHLEKGRVVIFGAGTGNPFFTTDTAATLRAIEIGANMIIKATKVDGVYDKDPNKFSDAKKLDTLSYEEALDDRIKVMDDTAIALAKDNRLPIVVCNMFKPGNLLKIIQGDNGLCSVVGQRQ
- a CDS encoding fatty acid--CoA ligase encodes the protein MRGNLYTLLWQNAQEHPRKTALFVDKLQLNYKELLRESDKVASFLQKEGIKAGDRVALILSNSWEYIATLFGVLRLGAIAVPVNTMLKSDEMEYILKDSGAMLAFISGKFEKEAKNLLYTTGLKKVIWHDAEVKCDARNLRYEEMVEAKNLPKEWAKGSGEVAVIIYTSGTTGFPKGAMLTHDNFFSNLAAVTERFKIHAKDRFIVYLPMFHAFTLTATILLPFYRSCSLVVIKSILPFSNILKQVLLKRVTIFLGVPDVYNALIRAKLPWYFLWFNSVRIFVSGASALSESTLARYKEKFKRAVMLEGYGLSECSPVVAANPLERQKVSSVGPAVPGYEVKIVDDELMELPVGERGEIIVRGGCVMKGYLNHPEATQNTIVNGWLLTGDIGKMDEEGYIYILDRKKDLIISKGINIYPREIEEAILSGFPTVKSCAVVGWQDESLDEIPVAFLEYEEGAKPHSESEIKGYLKKHLANFKIPKHLYVRDELPKNATGKVLKRVLKEELKQAGL